The following coding sequences lie in one Treponema socranskii subsp. buccale genomic window:
- a CDS encoding DHH family phosphoesterase: MQLLTETEAASFGNFIDRHDFFYIAGHKEPDGDCICSCIALGMLVQNKGKEFQLLSAGPFKRTEIKRYENRFSSSMRFLSEEERKKSALIITDCSEYARLGDIDGDLHNLDTCVIDHHKTASAPEGALCIIDASFPAACAIVQLLYESVVGCIPKDAAEILFTGLCTDTGFFRFLESDSAEVFKAASRLVSSGANPRATYDFITGGKPYATRKLLGSALSRAERYLDGKLIVTSETTDDTQKWGAEGRDSDALYTLLLSVEKTLAVVFVRQESEYSCTIGFRSRGNVDVSAVAAKFGGGGHKNASGASSSGTIDTLIPQIVKEFARVL, encoded by the coding sequence ATGCAACTGCTTACAGAAACGGAAGCCGCATCGTTTGGCAATTTTATCGATCGGCATGATTTTTTTTACATCGCAGGTCATAAAGAGCCCGACGGCGATTGCATCTGTTCGTGCATCGCGCTCGGTATGCTCGTTCAAAATAAAGGCAAAGAATTCCAACTGCTTTCCGCGGGACCTTTTAAGCGTACCGAAATAAAGCGATATGAAAATCGATTTTCCTCTTCGATGCGTTTTTTAAGCGAAGAAGAGCGTAAAAAGAGCGCGCTCATCATCACGGACTGCTCGGAATACGCGCGGCTCGGAGACATCGACGGTGATTTGCACAACCTCGATACTTGCGTCATCGATCACCATAAGACAGCCTCTGCTCCGGAGGGCGCGCTTTGCATCATCGACGCATCTTTCCCCGCCGCCTGCGCGATCGTTCAGCTTTTATATGAAAGCGTTGTCGGCTGCATACCGAAAGATGCGGCGGAAATTCTTTTTACCGGTTTGTGTACCGACACGGGATTTTTCCGCTTCCTCGAATCGGATTCCGCCGAAGTGTTCAAAGCCGCTTCCCGCCTCGTCTCTTCGGGCGCAAATCCGAGAGCGACTTACGACTTTATTACCGGCGGAAAGCCCTACGCAACGCGAAAACTCCTCGGCTCCGCTCTTTCCCGCGCGGAACGCTACCTTGACGGAAAACTCATCGTTACGAGCGAAACGACGGACGATACGCAAAAATGGGGCGCCGAAGGCCGCGATTCCGACGCGCTGTACACGCTGCTCCTCTCTGTCGAAAAAACGCTTGCCGTCGTCTTTGTACGGCAGGAAAGCGAATATTCATGCACGATAGGCTTCCGCTCGCGCGGCAACGTCGATGTAAGCGCCGTCGCGGCAAAATTCGGCGGCGGAGGACATAAAAACGCTTCGGGCGCAAGTTCGAGCGGCACAATCGATACGCTCATCCCCCAAATCGTCAAAGAATTCGCCCGCGTTTTATAA
- the argF gene encoding ornithine carbamoyltransferase: METFKAPFKGRSLLNWIDWSPDEIETLLDIAYTVKAEAKRGEVHARFAGKTIALIFEKRSTRTRSAFESAFGEEGGHPVFMSTQDIQLGAKESVKDTARVLGRMFNAIEFRGFKQEHAEELSLWAGVPVINGLTDTFHPTQALADVMTLKERFGTLKGLKWCFCGDGRNNVARSLMLISAKLGIDFSVYSPKELFPDEAIQNICAPFAAQSGAKITLGDDKSVVRGADCLYTDVWVSMGEEALKDARTKLLSPFRVTEALMSETGKSTSVFMHCLPAVKGEEVSEAVFESKASIVWDEAENRKHTIKAIMLGIM, translated from the coding sequence ATGGAAACATTTAAAGCTCCGTTCAAGGGGCGATCGCTCCTCAATTGGATCGATTGGTCGCCGGACGAAATCGAAACGCTGCTCGACATCGCATATACCGTAAAAGCGGAAGCGAAACGGGGAGAAGTTCACGCGCGCTTTGCCGGTAAAACGATCGCGCTCATCTTTGAAAAACGCTCGACGCGCACGAGAAGCGCTTTTGAAAGCGCGTTCGGCGAAGAAGGCGGTCACCCGGTTTTTATGTCGACGCAGGATATCCAGCTCGGTGCAAAAGAATCGGTTAAAGACACGGCGCGCGTGCTCGGCAGGATGTTCAACGCGATCGAATTCCGAGGTTTTAAACAGGAACACGCCGAAGAGCTTTCTCTCTGGGCAGGCGTTCCCGTCATCAACGGGCTGACCGATACCTTTCATCCGACGCAGGCGCTCGCCGATGTGATGACATTGAAAGAGCGGTTCGGAACATTAAAAGGGCTCAAATGGTGTTTTTGCGGCGACGGCAGAAACAACGTCGCGCGGAGTCTTATGCTCATTTCGGCAAAGCTCGGAATCGATTTTTCGGTTTACAGCCCGAAAGAGCTTTTTCCCGACGAAGCGATTCAAAACATCTGTGCACCGTTTGCGGCCCAATCGGGAGCGAAGATCACTCTCGGCGACGATAAAAGCGTCGTCCGCGGTGCCGACTGTCTTTATACCGACGTATGGGTGTCGATGGGAGAAGAAGCGCTGAAAGATGCGCGCACAAAACTGCTCTCCCCTTTCCGCGTAACGGAAGCACTTATGAGCGAAACCGGCAAATCGACATCCGTCTTTATGCACTGCCTGCCTGCGGTAAAGGGCGAAGAAGTGAGCGAAGCGGTATTCGAAAGTAAAGCGAGCATCGTATGGGACGAAGCGGAAAACAGAAAACACACGATAAAAGCTATTATGCTCGGCATAATGTGA
- a CDS encoding radical SAM protein, which yields MTESSIPESLLHVKAGVLVKTTLVDFPGRVASSLFLRGCNLRCPYCYNAGLVLGGEAAADDVYATAEEVFLHLEKRKNVLTGFVISGGEPLINPLTPYLVPYAKALGYRVKLDTNGTLPDELNALIEDDTMRPDFIAMDIKTSPSRYGELLGSLKTQDESAAVKIAEDFSSRIAAAARLTSSLPPSSREWRTVLVPPLVTKRDIREMAALLPSDASWRFAQFRNENCIDPAYNDIAPYSDAEAASLVAYAKTFIEDSELR from the coding sequence ATGACGGAAAGTTCGATTCCCGAGTCTCTCCTGCACGTAAAAGCCGGTGTTCTCGTAAAGACGACGCTCGTCGATTTTCCCGGCCGCGTCGCTTCTTCTCTTTTTTTGCGCGGCTGCAATCTCCGCTGTCCCTACTGCTATAACGCCGGCCTCGTGCTCGGCGGAGAGGCCGCGGCGGACGATGTTTATGCGACGGCGGAAGAAGTCTTTTTACACCTCGAAAAACGGAAAAACGTCCTCACGGGTTTTGTCATAAGCGGCGGAGAGCCCCTCATAAATCCGCTTACGCCCTACCTCGTCCCTTATGCAAAAGCGCTCGGCTACCGCGTAAAGCTCGACACGAACGGCACATTGCCCGACGAACTGAACGCTCTTATCGAAGACGATACAATGCGCCCCGACTTTATCGCGATGGATATAAAAACCTCCCCGTCGCGCTACGGCGAACTTTTAGGCAGCCTGAAAACGCAGGACGAATCGGCTGCGGTAAAAATCGCGGAGGATTTTTCATCCCGCATTGCCGCCGCCGCCCGCCTCACGTCTTCTCTCCCGCCTTCTTCGCGCGAATGGAGAACCGTGCTCGTCCCGCCCCTCGTAACGAAGCGCGACATACGGGAAATGGCCGCTCTGCTCCCTTCCGACGCATCGTGGAGATTTGCACAGTTTCGAAATGAAAACTGCATCGATCCCGCATATAACGATATCGCCCCGTACTCCGACGCGGAAGCAGCTTCTCTCGTCGCATACGCAAAAACCTTTATTGAAGATTCCGAACTCCGCTGA
- the nrdD gene encoding anaerobic ribonucleoside-triphosphate reductase: MTEVKRTIKEIDADIEATKAALADVHGSETEVYARIVGYYRAVRNWNKGKREEYDHRKMFAVPESVAYEITEADSACECASPARVTQPAAKASASRTADFEKSGRWELFSRKTCPNCPPVQAYMAKLSISGKTIDVDTDEGLAEAAKKGVFASPTVIVYDESGEESARCHSVEELDAVFASVTA, from the coding sequence ATGACTGAAGTAAAACGAACGATCAAAGAAATCGATGCGGATATCGAAGCGACAAAGGCAGCGCTTGCGGACGTACACGGATCGGAAACCGAAGTATACGCGCGCATCGTCGGCTATTACCGCGCAGTCCGCAATTGGAATAAAGGCAAACGCGAAGAATACGATCACCGGAAAATGTTCGCCGTTCCCGAAAGTGTGGCGTACGAAATTACCGAAGCGGACAGCGCATGCGAGTGCGCCTCCCCTGCACGAGTTACGCAGCCTGCGGCAAAAGCTTCCGCTTCTCGCACGGCGGATTTTGAAAAAAGCGGCAGATGGGAACTTTTTTCGAGAAAAACCTGCCCGAACTGCCCGCCGGTACAAGCGTATATGGCAAAGCTTTCGATAAGCGGTAAAACGATCGACGTCGACACCGATGAAGGACTTGCCGAAGCCGCAAAAAAAGGCGTATTCGCTTCTCCGACGGTTATCGTCTATGACGAATCGGGCGAAGAAAGCGCGCGATGCCACAGCGTTGAAGAGCTCGACGCAGTATTCGCTTCCGTCACGGCATGA
- a CDS encoding ribonucleoside triphosphate reductase produces MNDQAVFPEWRNFLGGSGDKETAGFIKSVVKRSGDIASYDRKKIESAIDRAIEAVEKRKDPERAEKLTDAVEERLRLRLAGSRTHSIPAIEEIQDDVESVLIENNEVEVAKAYILYRARHEAIRDAKSLMLDINKTMDEYLSRSDWRVKENANVNFSLGGLILSNSGAVTANYWLNNIYPKEVADAHKTAAFHIHDLSMFSGYCAGWSLRQLIQEGLGGVPDKITSTPATHLSTLVNQMVNFLGIMQNEWAGAQAFSSFDTYLAPFVKIDNLSEKSVRQCIQSFLFGVNTPSRWGSQAPFTNVTLDWVCPDDLKNKKAIVGGEEQEFTYGDCQKEMDIINKQFILLMLEGDASGRGFGYPIPTYNITKNFEWESENAELLFKMASQYGTPYFQNFVNSDLNPSDVRSMCCRLRLDKRELRKRGGGLFGSDEFTGSLGVVTINLPQIGFLAKDEKAFFKRLDYLMDIARDSLCIKRKVIKHLLDTGLYPYTKRYLHTLDNHFNTIGLCGMNECCLNFLGTSIVDPKGKAFAERVLDYMRSRLADYQEATGELFNLEATPAESTSFRLASHDKKNFPGIITSGTDESPFYTNSTQLPVDYTSDIFEALDLQESLQTRYTGGTVFHTFMGEQIKDWRACRDLVKAITANYRVPYITISPTYSICRSHGYLNGEHFECPKCKAEKENELRMKLERLEKEKETVLASERA; encoded by the coding sequence ATGAACGATCAGGCAGTATTTCCGGAATGGCGGAATTTTTTAGGCGGGAGCGGAGACAAAGAGACGGCGGGATTTATTAAATCCGTCGTAAAGCGGTCGGGCGACATTGCGAGCTACGACCGCAAAAAAATCGAATCGGCGATCGACCGCGCGATCGAAGCGGTCGAAAAGCGAAAGGATCCCGAACGGGCGGAAAAGCTTACGGACGCAGTGGAAGAGCGGCTCCGCCTGCGCCTTGCGGGAAGCAGGACGCATTCGATTCCCGCCATCGAAGAGATTCAGGACGACGTCGAAAGCGTCCTCATCGAAAACAACGAAGTCGAAGTCGCAAAAGCGTATATCCTCTACCGCGCACGGCATGAAGCGATCCGCGATGCAAAAAGCCTCATGCTCGACATCAATAAGACGATGGACGAATATTTGAGCCGAAGCGATTGGCGCGTCAAAGAAAACGCGAACGTCAATTTTTCCCTCGGCGGTCTCATCTTGAGCAATTCCGGCGCCGTTACGGCAAACTATTGGCTCAACAATATCTATCCGAAAGAAGTGGCGGACGCGCATAAAACGGCGGCCTTCCACATTCACGACCTTTCGATGTTTTCCGGCTACTGTGCGGGCTGGTCGCTGAGGCAGCTCATTCAGGAAGGGCTCGGCGGCGTTCCCGATAAAATCACATCGACGCCCGCGACACACCTTTCGACGCTCGTCAACCAAATGGTAAACTTTCTCGGCATCATGCAAAACGAATGGGCGGGCGCTCAAGCGTTCAGCTCGTTCGACACCTATCTTGCGCCCTTCGTCAAAATCGACAATCTTTCGGAAAAGAGCGTGCGGCAGTGCATCCAAAGCTTTTTGTTCGGCGTCAACACGCCGAGCCGCTGGGGAAGTCAGGCGCCCTTTACGAACGTCACGCTCGACTGGGTGTGTCCCGACGACCTCAAAAACAAAAAAGCGATCGTCGGCGGCGAAGAACAGGAGTTCACGTACGGCGATTGCCAAAAAGAGATGGATATAATCAATAAACAGTTTATCCTGCTCATGCTCGAAGGAGACGCTTCGGGACGGGGCTTCGGCTACCCCATTCCGACGTACAATATCACAAAGAATTTCGAATGGGAAAGCGAAAACGCGGAATTGCTTTTTAAAATGGCATCCCAATACGGCACTCCCTATTTTCAAAATTTCGTCAATTCCGATTTGAATCCGAGCGACGTGCGCTCCATGTGCTGCCGTCTCCGCCTCGATAAACGCGAGCTTCGAAAGCGCGGCGGAGGCCTTTTCGGCTCCGACGAGTTTACCGGTTCCCTCGGCGTCGTTACGATCAACCTCCCGCAGATCGGTTTTCTCGCAAAAGACGAAAAAGCGTTTTTCAAGCGGCTCGACTATCTCATGGACATCGCGCGCGACAGCCTGTGCATAAAGCGCAAAGTGATCAAGCACCTCCTCGATACGGGGCTCTACCCCTATACGAAGCGCTACCTGCACACGCTCGACAACCACTTCAATACGATAGGGCTCTGCGGCATGAACGAATGCTGCCTCAATTTCCTCGGCACATCGATCGTCGATCCGAAAGGCAAAGCCTTTGCCGAACGCGTCCTCGATTATATGAGAAGCCGCCTCGCCGACTATCAGGAAGCGACGGGAGAACTTTTCAACCTCGAAGCGACGCCCGCCGAAAGCACATCGTTCCGCCTCGCTTCCCACGACAAAAAGAATTTTCCGGGAATCATCACGAGCGGTACGGACGAAAGCCCCTTTTATACGAATTCGACGCAGCTTCCCGTCGATTATACGTCCGACATCTTCGAAGCCCTCGATTTGCAGGAAAGCCTGCAGACGCGATACACCGGAGGCACGGTTTTTCACACCTTTATGGGCGAACAGATAAAAGACTGGAGGGCGTGCCGAGATTTGGTAAAAGCGATCACGGCGAACTACCGCGTGCCCTATATAACGATTTCGCCGACCTATTCGATTTGCCGAAGCCACGGCTATTTGAACGGAGAACACTTCGAGTGCCCGAAGTGCAAAGCGGAAAAGGAAAACGAGCTGCGGATGAAGCTCGAACGGCTCGAAAAAGAAAAAGAGACCGTGCTCGCATCCGAGCGCGCATAG
- the nrdR gene encoding transcriptional regulator NrdR, producing the protein MRCPYCGSLDDKVIESRMMASGESIRRRRECLGCGYRFTSYERIEEKPFMVVKKDGRREPFEQAKLEKGISRALEKRPVSMRMVEQIVSEIEDKAVMSGKVSREISTAELGELVLQRLYEIDKVAYIRFASVYKHFENLDEFITEVKNIEGKRI; encoded by the coding sequence ATGCGGTGTCCGTATTGCGGAAGTCTTGACGACAAAGTTATAGAATCGCGTATGATGGCCTCAGGCGAAAGCATCAGGCGGCGGCGCGAATGCCTCGGCTGCGGTTATCGCTTTACGAGCTATGAGCGTATCGAAGAAAAACCTTTTATGGTCGTAAAAAAAGACGGAAGGCGCGAGCCCTTCGAGCAGGCAAAGCTCGAAAAGGGCATCAGCCGCGCCCTCGAAAAGCGGCCGGTATCGATGCGGATGGTCGAACAGATCGTATCCGAAATCGAAGACAAAGCCGTTATGAGCGGAAAAGTGAGCCGTGAAATATCGACTGCGGAACTGGGTGAGCTCGTACTGCAGCGTCTGTATGAAATCGACAAAGTGGCGTACATCCGCTTTGCTTCGGTATATAAGCACTTCGAAAACCTCGACGAATTCATCACCGAGGTAAAAAACATAGAGGGAAAACGGATATGA
- a CDS encoding formylglycine-generating enzyme family protein yields the protein MKNNKKRRIPLRGAALITAAFLFAGFVLGCTNGSDSGGNTPMHKVIFNVEGSPANGTLEAKVDGKKITSGDSVEEGKTVEFTATPENVATHDVDFWTISEGGFDTGTGVNGSTSARIKVKQPVTVTVCFKPKSAPFSKYPVRFGVSGANGKLEAKVDGQKITSVALVESGKTVEFTATPDADYKVLKWTVTPKTALQAGGTEGASSATVKITAMTEVQVTFKFIDKTDHTYTKDIPPFTMKYIAAVTDGWVGDDAEFTNKPHKVSLSAYRIGETEVTQELWQAVMGNNPSFFDNTGPKMKWKEFDTSPDAGEEQKKRPVEQVSWYDCIAFCNKLSLKLGLEQCYTVTVGGNPIDFSKLTVGDIPTEHNRDWSKAVLDMSKNGFRLPTEAEWEWAAKGGKNDKWAGTNNESELKKYAWYFSSSNSKTHQVKLKLPNGYGLYDMNGNVSEWCWDFLTKLPDPVPKDYAGPGADYYLDASVVRGGGFDTDARAATCGYRGLGNQAEEKEISCGLRLVSRP from the coding sequence ATGAAAAACAACAAAAAAAGGCGTATACCTTTAAGAGGAGCGGCGCTCATCACGGCCGCGTTTTTGTTCGCCGGCTTCGTACTGGGCTGTACGAACGGCAGCGATTCGGGCGGGAACACGCCCATGCACAAGGTAATTTTCAACGTGGAAGGCTCGCCTGCGAACGGTACGCTCGAAGCGAAAGTTGACGGCAAAAAAATCACTTCGGGCGACTCGGTGGAAGAGGGCAAAACGGTTGAGTTTACCGCGACGCCCGAAAACGTTGCAACGCACGATGTGGACTTTTGGACGATAAGCGAAGGCGGGTTTGATACGGGAACCGGAGTAAACGGCAGCACGAGCGCTCGCATAAAGGTAAAACAGCCGGTAACCGTAACGGTATGCTTTAAGCCTAAAAGCGCGCCGTTCTCTAAATATCCGGTCAGATTCGGCGTAAGCGGCGCGAACGGTAAGCTTGAAGCGAAAGTTGACGGTCAAAAAATCACTTCGGTCGCCTTGGTGGAAAGCGGCAAAACGGTTGAGTTTACCGCAACGCCCGACGCAGACTACAAGGTGCTGAAATGGACGGTTACGCCGAAGACTGCACTGCAGGCAGGCGGAACCGAAGGGGCGAGCAGTGCAACGGTAAAAATCACTGCAATGACAGAGGTGCAGGTAACATTCAAGTTTATCGATAAAACCGATCACACCTATACGAAAGACATACCTCCCTTTACGATGAAATATATTGCCGCCGTAACGGATGGCTGGGTTGGAGATGATGCGGAGTTCACTAACAAACCGCACAAGGTAAGCCTGAGTGCATACCGGATAGGTGAGACGGAAGTAACGCAGGAGCTGTGGCAAGCGGTGATGGGCAATAACCCGAGTTTTTTTGATAATACGGGACCTAAGATGAAATGGAAGGAGTTTGATACAAGTCCTGATGCCGGTGAAGAACAGAAAAAACGGCCTGTAGAGCAGGTAAGCTGGTATGACTGTATAGCGTTCTGCAATAAGCTGAGCTTAAAACTTGGGTTGGAGCAGTGTTATACGGTAACGGTTGGCGGAAACCCGATAGATTTTTCAAAGCTTACAGTCGGCGACATACCTACAGAGCATAATCGGGATTGGAGCAAAGCCGTATTGGATATGAGCAAAAACGGCTTCCGCTTGCCGACCGAAGCGGAATGGGAATGGGCAGCCAAAGGCGGCAAAAATGACAAGTGGGCGGGAACGAATAACGAAAGCGAGCTTAAAAAGTATGCGTGGTACTTTTCTTCCTCCAATAGCAAAACGCACCAAGTAAAGCTGAAATTGCCGAACGGTTACGGCTTATACGACATGAACGGCAACGTATCCGAATGGTGCTGGGACTTTTTAACAAAATTACCGGATCCGGTACCGAAGGACTATGCCGGACCGGGAGCCGACTATTATCTGGATGCATCCGTCGTCCGCGGCGGAGGCTTTGACACTGATGCGCGCGCCGCCACTTGCGGCTATCGGGGGCTTGGAAATCAAGCCGAGGAAAAAGAAATTAGTTGTGGCTTGCGGCTGGTATCGCGTCCGTGA
- a CDS encoding energy-coupling factor ABC transporter ATP-binding protein, producing the protein MTQGDLLPHGTSVQNGASLSVEKVTKTFPSYEGDQRFTALSEVSFSLCEGDTALIAGANGSGKSVLMSIIASLDKADSGTVKLVCGGKAAQCGLVFQEAEMQLLGETPIEDVMFGLKNIGLKKREAERKALDVLAEVGLAGKEKSSARFLSGGEKRRLAVAGIIALDMPLVIFDEPYANLDYSGVRHVNALIKLLKKKGVTIIILTHELEKSLALCNRFIVLYRGKKVFDGKSAEGLAQTLEAWDIKNPLASYKNLRDLEW; encoded by the coding sequence ATGACTCAAGGCGATTTACTTCCGCACGGCACTTCGGTTCAGAACGGCGCTTCCCTTTCCGTCGAAAAGGTGACGAAAACCTTCCCCTCGTATGAGGGGGATCAAAGGTTTACCGCGCTTTCGGAAGTGTCGTTTTCGCTTTGCGAAGGAGATACCGCCCTCATCGCGGGGGCGAACGGTTCGGGAAAAAGCGTACTCATGTCGATCATCGCTTCCCTCGACAAAGCCGATTCCGGTACGGTAAAACTCGTATGCGGCGGAAAGGCCGCGCAGTGCGGGCTTGTATTTCAAGAAGCCGAAATGCAGCTTTTGGGAGAGACGCCGATCGAAGACGTGATGTTCGGCTTAAAAAATATCGGCTTAAAAAAACGGGAAGCCGAACGAAAAGCGCTCGACGTGCTCGCCGAAGTCGGCCTTGCGGGAAAAGAAAAATCGAGCGCGCGATTTTTATCGGGCGGAGAAAAAAGACGGCTTGCCGTCGCAGGCATCATAGCGCTCGATATGCCGCTCGTCATATTCGACGAACCTTATGCGAACCTCGATTATTCGGGCGTGCGGCACGTAAACGCGCTTATCAAACTGCTGAAAAAAAAAGGAGTGACGATCATCATCCTCACGCACGAACTCGAAAAATCGCTTGCGCTCTGCAACCGCTTTATCGTGCTGTACCGCGGAAAAAAAGTATTCGACGGAAAGAGCGCCGAAGGATTGGCGCAAACGCTCGAAGCTTGGGATATCAAAAATCCGCTCGCTTCCTATAAAAATCTTCGGGATCTCGAATGGTAA
- a CDS encoding biotin transporter BioY: MKTNTTRFIFIVLFAAIICAGCFIAVPIGPGGIPIVMQNMFAVLAALTLGGFGGFFSTLLFVAAGALGLPVFSGGSGGIAHLLGPTGGFLAGYILAALVSGCIARKPRAGEKAFGIKNIVKLSLASLAGFTLIYVPGILRFMQLTHRSFSASIAACLIPFIPGDLIKLVLSVPLAAKLRTIAARYFTDKSE; this comes from the coding sequence ATGAAAACAAATACCACTCGTTTTATCTTTATCGTCTTGTTTGCGGCGATCATCTGTGCGGGCTGCTTTATCGCTGTCCCCATAGGCCCCGGCGGCATTCCGATCGTCATGCAAAATATGTTCGCCGTACTTGCGGCTCTCACGCTCGGCGGTTTCGGAGGATTTTTTTCCACGCTGCTCTTTGTCGCAGCAGGCGCTCTCGGGCTTCCCGTCTTTTCAGGCGGCTCGGGAGGGATCGCGCACCTTTTAGGCCCGACGGGCGGATTTCTCGCAGGCTATATACTCGCAGCCCTCGTCTCAGGCTGCATCGCACGAAAGCCGCGCGCGGGGGAAAAAGCCTTCGGCATAAAAAATATCGTAAAGCTGTCGCTCGCCTCTCTTGCGGGATTTACCCTCATCTATGTTCCGGGCATCCTCCGCTTTATGCAGCTGACTCACCGAAGTTTTTCCGCGTCGATTGCAGCCTGCCTCATTCCGTTTATACCCGGAGATCTCATAAAGCTCGTTCTCTCAGTTCCGCTTGCGGCAAAACTCCGCACGATTGCCGCTCGCTATTTTACCGACAAAAGCGAATGA
- a CDS encoding Rpn family recombination-promoting nuclease/putative transposase — MEYTHKPVDELSFTDDFMFGTIMKNKGICKGVLERLLHIKVGKIEYPSLQKTITPFYESKGIRLDVYVSDLDRVFDIEIQTSIPPSLPKRARYYQSLMDVDNLLRGQSYAELKESCVIFICTQDPFGKGLPVYEFRNICTADGTLFLDDKSYKVFYNVGAYGKEDEPELSALLEYLCERRATSGFTQRIDALVEKAKRNEKFRSWYMSLNIHEDDLRRESLQLGEKIGFERGIRKGRRDGIAAGSYQKARETAKLMAERKYPLSEILLMTGLSEAEIENL, encoded by the coding sequence ATGGAATATACCCATAAACCCGTCGACGAACTTTCCTTTACCGACGACTTTATGTTCGGTACGATCATGAAAAATAAAGGAATCTGTAAAGGAGTATTGGAGCGCCTTTTGCATATCAAAGTCGGTAAAATCGAATATCCCTCCCTGCAAAAAACGATAACGCCCTTTTACGAAAGCAAGGGTATACGTCTCGATGTCTACGTTTCCGATCTCGATCGCGTTTTCGATATAGAAATACAAACGTCGATCCCGCCTTCTCTTCCCAAACGTGCACGTTATTACCAAAGCCTTATGGATGTCGATAACCTCTTGAGAGGACAAAGCTACGCCGAACTGAAAGAGAGCTGCGTCATCTTTATCTGTACGCAGGATCCCTTCGGTAAAGGCTTACCCGTCTACGAGTTTCGTAATATCTGTACCGCCGACGGCACTCTTTTTCTTGATGACAAATCGTATAAAGTATTTTATAATGTGGGTGCCTACGGTAAAGAAGATGAGCCTGAATTGAGCGCTTTGTTGGAGTATCTTTGCGAGAGGCGGGCGACGAGCGGTTTTACACAGCGGATCGATGCGCTTGTCGAAAAAGCGAAACGGAACGAAAAGTTCAGGAGCTGGTATATGTCGTTGAATATTCATGAAGATGACTTACGTAGAGAAAGTTTACAGCTGGGTGAAAAGATCGGCTTTGAGCGGGGAATACGCAAAGGCCGACGCGACGGTATTGCCGCAGGATCGTATCAAAAAGCACGGGAAACGGCAAAGCTGATGGCTGAACGCAAGTACCCGCTCTCTGAGATTCTCCTTATGACCGGTCTCTCGGAAGCGGAAATCGAAAATTTGTAA